In a genomic window of Saccharothrix sp. HUAS TT1:
- the thrC gene encoding threonine synthase, which translates to MTAVSVPSATTSFDLGPARALSCRECGHQTPLAAEYACLECFGPLEVAYDFGRIRREDIEAGPRSIWRYRGLLPVPSTVESHPNTNPGATRLVEADRLAKALGVRKVWVKDDTGNPTHSFKDRVVGVALAAARELGFKVLACPSTGNLANAVAAAAARAGWQSVVLVPSSLEQAKILMTAVYGGNLITVDGNYDDVNRLAQELAAEHEDWAFVNVNVRPYYAEGSKTLGYEVAEQLGWRLPDQVVVPIASGSQLTKVDKAFRELGSLDLVEQTPYRVFGAQATGCSPVAAAFKAGHDVVTPVRPDTIARSLAIGAPADGPYVLDAVRRTNGAIEDVTDEEVVEGIRLLAQTEGIFAETAGGVTVATAKKLIETGQLDPDGETVLLITGDGLKTLDALGNRVGPRANVPPSAEAVIKALQS; encoded by the coding sequence ATGACTGCTGTCAGTGTGCCCTCGGCCACCACCTCCTTCGACCTCGGTCCCGCTCGGGCACTGTCCTGTCGGGAGTGCGGCCACCAGACCCCGCTCGCCGCCGAGTACGCCTGTCTCGAGTGTTTCGGGCCGCTGGAAGTCGCCTACGACTTCGGCCGGATCCGCCGCGAGGACATCGAGGCGGGCCCCCGGTCGATCTGGCGCTACCGCGGCCTGCTCCCCGTTCCGTCCACCGTCGAGTCACACCCCAACACCAACCCCGGCGCCACCCGCCTGGTCGAGGCCGACCGCCTCGCCAAGGCCCTGGGCGTGCGCAAGGTCTGGGTGAAGGACGACACCGGCAACCCGACCCACTCGTTCAAGGACCGGGTGGTCGGCGTCGCCCTCGCCGCCGCCCGTGAGCTGGGCTTCAAGGTGCTGGCCTGCCCGTCCACCGGCAACCTGGCCAACGCCGTCGCCGCCGCCGCGGCCCGCGCCGGCTGGCAGTCGGTGGTCCTGGTGCCCTCCTCCCTGGAGCAGGCGAAGATCCTCATGACCGCCGTGTACGGCGGCAACCTGATCACCGTCGACGGCAACTACGACGACGTGAACCGGCTGGCGCAGGAGCTGGCCGCCGAGCACGAGGACTGGGCGTTCGTCAACGTCAACGTCCGCCCGTACTACGCCGAGGGCTCCAAGACGCTCGGCTACGAGGTCGCCGAACAGCTCGGCTGGCGGTTGCCCGACCAGGTCGTGGTGCCCATCGCCTCCGGCTCGCAGTTGACCAAGGTGGACAAGGCGTTCCGCGAGCTGGGCAGCCTCGACCTGGTCGAGCAGACCCCGTACCGGGTGTTCGGCGCGCAGGCCACCGGCTGCTCCCCCGTCGCCGCCGCCTTCAAGGCGGGCCACGACGTCGTCACCCCGGTCCGCCCGGACACCATCGCCCGCTCACTGGCGATCGGCGCCCCCGCCGACGGCCCCTACGTGCTGGACGCCGTCCGCCGCACCAACGGCGCGATCGAGGACGTCACCGACGAAGAGGTCGTCGAGGGCATCCGGCTGCTGGCGCAGACCGAGGGCATCTTCGCCGAGACCGCCGGCGGCGTCACCGTGGCGACCGCGAAGAAGCTCATCGAGACCGGCCAGCTGGACCCGGACGGCGAGACCGTGCTGCTCATCACCGGCGACGGCCTCAAGACCCTGGACGCCCTCGGCAACCGCGTCGGCCCGCGCGCCAACGTCCCGCCGTCCGCCGAGGCAGTGATCAAGGCCCTCCAGAGCTGA
- the holA gene encoding DNA polymerase III subunit delta: protein MSAPADPPDAVHLVVGEEELLVERAVRGALAVARKADPQADLTRVRVTDLTPPELAELVSPSLFAEGRVVALESAQDIGKEIADAVIAYAKAPADGVTLVVVHSGGGRSKAAKELPGALRKAGVRVTECPKVTKAADREAFVRNEIRSAGGGKADPEAVAALIEAVGSDLRELAAAASQLVADTAGKVDAEAVRRYHRGRAEVTGFAVAEKAVMGDRAGALEALRWAIQLGVPHVLVADALADAVRTIARVSAVGRGDPFKLAGELGMPPWKVKKAQGQSRGWEDQGLAAAMTVVADLNADVKGVAADSGYALERAVLKIVAAYGRR from the coding sequence GTGAGTGCGCCCGCTGACCCGCCCGACGCCGTGCACCTCGTCGTCGGCGAGGAGGAGTTGCTGGTCGAGCGCGCCGTGCGGGGCGCCCTGGCGGTGGCGAGGAAGGCCGACCCGCAGGCCGACCTGACCCGCGTCCGGGTGACCGATCTCACCCCGCCTGAGCTGGCCGAACTGGTGAGCCCGTCACTGTTCGCCGAGGGGCGGGTGGTCGCCCTGGAGAGCGCGCAGGACATCGGCAAGGAGATCGCCGACGCGGTCATCGCCTACGCCAAGGCGCCCGCGGACGGGGTGACGCTGGTGGTCGTCCACAGCGGCGGCGGGCGGAGCAAGGCGGCCAAGGAGCTGCCCGGGGCGCTGCGGAAGGCGGGGGTCCGGGTCACCGAGTGCCCCAAGGTCACCAAGGCGGCGGACCGGGAAGCGTTCGTGCGCAACGAGATCCGCTCGGCGGGCGGTGGCAAGGCCGACCCGGAGGCGGTCGCGGCGCTGATCGAGGCGGTCGGCTCGGACCTGCGCGAGCTGGCGGCGGCGGCCTCGCAGCTCGTCGCCGACACGGCGGGCAAGGTCGACGCCGAGGCGGTCCGCCGCTACCACCGCGGCCGGGCCGAGGTGACCGGGTTCGCGGTGGCGGAGAAGGCCGTGATGGGCGACCGGGCCGGTGCGCTGGAGGCGTTGCGCTGGGCGATCCAGCTCGGCGTGCCGCACGTGCTGGTCGCCGACGCGCTGGCCGACGCGGTGCGCACGATCGCGCGGGTGTCCGCGGTGGGGCGGGGCGACCCGTTCAAGCTGGCGGGCGAGCTGGGCATGCCGCCGTGGAAGGTGAAGAAGGCGCAGGGCCAGTCGCGCGGCTGGGAGGACCAGGGGCTCGCCGCCGCGATGACGGTGGTCGCCGACCTGAACGCCGACGTCAAGGGCGTCGCGGCCGACTCGGGGTACGCCCTGGAGCGCGCGGTGCTGAAGATCGTCGCGGCGTACGGGCGGCGCTGA
- the rpsT gene encoding 30S ribosomal protein S20: protein MANIKSQMKRIKTNEKARLRNKAVKSSLKTAIRKFREAAEAGDKEKATVLAREASRKLDKAVTKGVIHANQAANKKSALARRANQI, encoded by the coding sequence ATGGCGAACATCAAGTCCCAGATGAAGCGGATCAAGACCAACGAGAAGGCGCGCCTGCGCAACAAGGCCGTCAAGTCGTCGCTCAAGACCGCGATCCGCAAGTTCCGTGAGGCCGCCGAGGCCGGTGACAAGGAGAAGGCCACCGTGCTGGCGCGGGAGGCTTCCCGCAAGCTCGACAAGGCCGTCACCAAGGGCGTGATCCACGCCAACCAGGCCGCCAACAAGAAGTCGGCCCTGGCGCGGCGCGCCAACCAGATCTGA
- a CDS encoding helix-hairpin-helix domain-containing protein, with protein sequence MFDRNPETTTARLSALVSQERGKHRAPNAETLVFVSSDGGSDPPGPLRRRLDRWLPDHVPQRRKVLLAGVMAGVALVVALALWWQRPTPEVPPDLPVAEPAAVTQAQEQLVVNVVGLVPTPGLVTVPNGARVADALHAAGGPDPAADLTPLNLARKVTDGEQIAVGIPVPQPAGAAAGPLNLNTATEAQLDTLPGVGPVTAQRIIDRRQKRGPFTSLEQLGEIEGIGDAKLAKLRDLVRL encoded by the coding sequence ATGTTCGACAGGAACCCGGAAACCACGACCGCCCGCCTGAGCGCCCTCGTCTCCCAGGAGCGGGGCAAGCACCGCGCGCCGAACGCCGAGACGCTGGTCTTCGTCTCGTCGGACGGCGGCTCCGACCCACCGGGCCCACTGCGCCGCCGGCTCGACCGCTGGCTGCCCGACCACGTCCCGCAACGCCGCAAGGTCCTCCTCGCGGGCGTCATGGCCGGTGTCGCGCTGGTCGTCGCCCTGGCGCTGTGGTGGCAGCGCCCGACGCCGGAGGTCCCGCCGGACCTCCCGGTGGCCGAGCCCGCCGCCGTCACCCAGGCGCAGGAGCAGCTGGTCGTCAACGTGGTCGGCCTGGTGCCGACACCGGGCCTGGTGACCGTGCCCAACGGCGCCAGGGTGGCGGACGCCCTGCACGCGGCAGGCGGTCCCGACCCGGCCGCCGACCTGACCCCGCTGAACCTGGCCCGCAAGGTCACCGACGGTGAGCAGATCGCCGTGGGCATCCCCGTGCCGCAACCGGCCGGCGCCGCGGCCGGACCGCTCAACCTGAACACCGCGACCGAGGCCCAGCTGGACACCCTGCCCGGCGTGGGTCCGGTGACGGCGCAACGGATCATCGACCGCCGGCAGAAGCGCGGTCCGTTCACGTCCCTGGAGCAGCTGGGCGAGATCGAGGGCATCGGTGACGCGAAGCTGGCCAAGCTCCGCGACCTGGTCCGCCTCTGA
- a CDS encoding glycoside hydrolase family 3 N-terminal domain-containing protein, translated as MLRSRKRTAVAALVTLALLVTGAQASGIVEPAGQDYLDARAPVDRRVDNLLRRMTLEEKVGQMTQIRLGKLRGNCEWNPGPLREDCLKAVLEDAKVGSILSGGGDAPNPNTPRAWAEMTNAIQKYALDHSRLRIPLIYGADGVHGHSNVLSATMFPHQIGLGATWDPQLMEQLGASTGRSMRATGVFWNFAPVSDIARDTRWGRYYETYSEDPVLAGALAAANVRGQQGDPIDGTARLTATAKHFAGYSEPFNGHDRAPAQLPIRYLQDTVLPAFQPQFDAGVGTVMINSGAVNGVPAHASKYLLTTQLRDRMGFRGVAITDWEDIRFLVDRYHVAADYQEAIAMAVNAGVDMAMEPSNAAEFTSGLLANVRSGAISGKRIDEAVRRILKLKFDLGLFEKPFVDPEKADAAVTGVDRSLARQAAAESAVLLRNDGVLPLSTDAAKLVVTGDAADSAARQLGGWTVGWQGVPNGSPPPPTVTVLQGIRAAAPAANVVSAPAQADAVAQAGDADAVVVVLGEDPGAEGEADTEEPALTAEQQGLVTAVRATGKPVVVVLLTGRPQVLGAVADAPALVAGWLPGSEGGSAIADVLFGAVNPSGKLPVSWPKVVGDQPFSYDQPRGANTAPSSAYDPAFAFGHGLSYTTFTTSAPTVKSAEVRRDGRVEVSVTVANTGSRDGALVVPVYAHQPVSKVLTPPQRLVGFTRVALKAGESRTVEVAFDLKRLAVTPGDMDGSGKPEVARGGYEVVVGDGRARFTVR; from the coding sequence GTGTTGAGATCCCGGAAGCGGACCGCGGTCGCCGCGCTGGTCACGCTCGCGCTGCTGGTCACCGGCGCACAGGCGAGCGGCATCGTCGAACCCGCCGGCCAGGACTACCTGGACGCGCGGGCGCCGGTCGACCGGCGGGTCGACAACCTGCTCCGGCGGATGACGCTGGAGGAGAAGGTCGGCCAGATGACCCAGATCCGACTGGGCAAGCTGCGCGGCAACTGCGAGTGGAACCCCGGTCCGCTGCGCGAGGACTGCCTGAAGGCGGTGCTGGAGGACGCGAAGGTCGGCTCGATCCTCTCCGGCGGCGGCGACGCGCCGAACCCCAACACGCCCAGGGCGTGGGCGGAGATGACCAACGCCATCCAGAAGTACGCGCTGGACCACAGCAGGCTGCGAATCCCGCTGATCTACGGCGCGGACGGCGTCCACGGCCACTCGAACGTGCTCAGCGCCACCATGTTCCCGCACCAGATCGGCCTCGGCGCGACGTGGGACCCGCAGCTCATGGAGCAGCTGGGCGCGTCCACCGGCCGGTCGATGCGCGCCACCGGCGTGTTCTGGAACTTCGCGCCGGTGTCCGACATCGCGCGCGACACCCGGTGGGGCCGGTACTACGAGACCTACAGCGAGGACCCGGTGCTGGCCGGCGCGCTGGCGGCGGCGAACGTGCGCGGCCAGCAGGGCGACCCGATCGACGGCACCGCGCGGCTCACCGCGACCGCCAAGCACTTCGCGGGCTACTCGGAGCCGTTCAACGGCCACGACCGCGCGCCCGCCCAGCTGCCGATCCGGTACCTCCAGGACACCGTGCTGCCCGCGTTCCAGCCGCAGTTCGACGCCGGCGTCGGCACCGTGATGATCAACTCCGGCGCGGTGAACGGCGTGCCGGCGCACGCGTCGAAGTACCTGCTGACCACCCAGTTGCGGGACCGGATGGGCTTCCGCGGCGTGGCCATCACCGACTGGGAGGACATCCGGTTCCTGGTGGACCGCTACCACGTGGCGGCGGACTACCAGGAGGCCATCGCGATGGCCGTCAACGCGGGCGTCGACATGGCGATGGAGCCGTCCAACGCGGCCGAGTTCACCTCGGGGCTGCTGGCCAACGTGCGCAGCGGCGCGATCAGCGGCAAGCGGATCGACGAGGCCGTGCGGCGCATCCTGAAGCTCAAGTTCGACCTGGGCCTGTTCGAGAAGCCGTTCGTCGACCCGGAGAAGGCCGACGCGGCCGTGACCGGCGTGGACCGCTCGCTGGCCCGCCAGGCGGCGGCGGAGAGCGCGGTGCTGCTGCGCAACGACGGCGTGCTGCCCCTGTCGACCGACGCGGCCAAGCTCGTGGTGACCGGCGACGCGGCGGACTCCGCGGCCCGCCAGCTCGGCGGCTGGACGGTCGGCTGGCAGGGCGTGCCCAACGGGTCGCCGCCACCGCCGACGGTGACGGTGCTGCAGGGCATCCGGGCCGCCGCACCGGCCGCGAACGTGGTCAGCGCGCCCGCGCAGGCCGACGCGGTCGCGCAGGCCGGTGACGCCGACGCGGTGGTCGTGGTGCTCGGCGAGGACCCCGGCGCGGAGGGCGAGGCGGACACCGAGGAGCCCGCGCTGACCGCCGAGCAGCAGGGCCTGGTGACCGCGGTGCGGGCCACCGGCAAGCCGGTCGTGGTCGTGCTGCTGACCGGCCGGCCGCAGGTGCTCGGCGCCGTCGCCGACGCCCCCGCGCTGGTCGCGGGCTGGCTGCCCGGCTCGGAGGGCGGCAGCGCCATCGCCGACGTGCTGTTCGGCGCGGTGAACCCGAGCGGCAAGTTGCCGGTGTCGTGGCCGAAGGTGGTCGGCGACCAGCCGTTCTCCTACGACCAGCCGCGGGGCGCGAACACGGCGCCCAGCTCGGCGTACGACCCGGCGTTCGCGTTCGGGCACGGCCTGTCCTACACCACGTTCACCACGTCCGCGCCGACGGTGAAGTCCGCCGAGGTGCGGCGGGACGGCCGGGTGGAGGTGTCGGTGACGGTGGCCAACACCGGTTCCCGGGACGGCGCGCTCGTCGTGCCGGTGTACGCGCACCAGCCGGTGAGCAAGGTGCTCACGCCGCCGCAGCGCCTGGTCGGCTTCACCAGGGTCGCGTTGAAGGCGGGCGAGTCGCGGACGGTCGAGGTGGCGTTCGACCTCAAGCGCCTCGCGGTGACGCCGGGCGACATGGACGGCTCGGGCAAGCCGGAGGTCGCCAGGGGCGGCTACGAGGTCGTGGTCGGCGATGGGAGGGCTCGGTTCACGGTGCGGTGA
- a CDS encoding DegV family protein: protein MSTTIVTDSTAYLPEGFAERHGIRVVPLHVAVDGRSSLDGVDFGPAQLAAALGGHQRVTTSRPTPGELAEVYRSVLAEGAGSIVSVHLSRELSGTWEAARLAAEEVDPGRIRVVDSRATGMGLGFAALAACAAGGDAERAERAAAAAAGRVKMFFCVETLDHLRRGGRIGAAAALVGTALAVKPLLHVDDGRIVPLEKVRTMGRAMGRLVDLAASAAGPGPVGLAVHHLAAPERAAELATLLDERVPGSTGCLISEVGAVIGAHTGPGVLGVVVLPGGVA, encoded by the coding sequence GTGTCCACCACGATCGTCACCGACTCCACGGCGTACCTGCCCGAGGGGTTCGCCGAGCGGCACGGCATCCGGGTCGTGCCGCTGCACGTGGCCGTGGACGGTCGCAGCAGCCTGGACGGGGTGGACTTCGGTCCGGCGCAGCTGGCCGCGGCGCTGGGCGGGCACCAGCGGGTGACCACGTCCCGGCCGACGCCGGGCGAGCTGGCCGAGGTGTACCGGTCGGTGCTGGCCGAGGGCGCCGGGTCGATCGTGTCCGTGCACCTGTCCCGCGAGCTGTCCGGGACGTGGGAGGCAGCGCGGTTGGCCGCGGAGGAGGTCGACCCGGGCCGGATCAGGGTGGTCGACTCGCGGGCGACGGGCATGGGGCTGGGGTTCGCGGCGCTGGCCGCGTGCGCCGCCGGTGGTGACGCGGAGCGCGCGGAACGGGCCGCCGCGGCCGCCGCGGGCAGGGTGAAGATGTTCTTCTGCGTGGAAACGCTCGACCACCTGCGGCGGGGCGGGCGGATCGGCGCCGCCGCCGCGCTGGTGGGCACCGCGTTGGCGGTGAAGCCGCTGCTGCACGTGGACGACGGTCGGATCGTGCCGTTGGAGAAGGTGCGGACGATGGGGCGGGCGATGGGTCGCCTGGTCGACCTGGCGGCGTCGGCGGCGGGTCCCGGGCCGGTCGGGCTGGCTGTCCACCACTTGGCCGCGCCGGAACGCGCGGCGGAACTCGCGACGCTGCTCGACGAGCGCGTCCCAGGCTCGACCGGATGCCTGATCTCCGAGGTCGGAGCGGTGATCGGGGCGCACACCGGTCCTGGCGTGCTGGGTGTGGTCGTGCTGCCCGGGGGAGTGGCGTAG